One window from the genome of Alnus glutinosa chromosome 13, dhAlnGlut1.1, whole genome shotgun sequence encodes:
- the LOC133853995 gene encoding uncharacterized protein LOC133853995: MNVVSQEVIRKLLLPVEDHPKPYKLSWVDDTSILVRQRCLITFSLGQHYQDAIWCDVIPMKACHVLLGRPWLYDRRVKYDGYTNTYAFLFNGRKIVLQPIRIQEFEQPREENRILTMRGFSQACREVGHMFVLVSKPTQADKAAAWPMEVQELLQEFSNLTLEELPNSLPPQ, translated from the coding sequence ATGAACGTTGTATCCCAAGAGGTAATCCGCAAACTGCTGCTGCCTGTAGAAGACCACCCGAAACCGTACAAGTTGAGCTGGGTGGATGACACATCCATTCTGGTGCGTCAACGGTGCCTGATCACTTTTTCCCTGGGCCAACACTATCAGGATGCCATTTGGTGCGATGTGATTCCAATGAAGGCTTGCCATGTACTGCTGGGGCGCCCTTGGCTGTATGACAGAAGGGTAAAATATGACGGCTATACGAATACATACGCTTTTCTGTTTAATGGCAGGAAGATCGTGCTACAACCCATAAGGATTCAGGAGTTTGAACAACCACGAGAGGAGAACCGAATCTTGACGATGAGAGGTTTTTCCCAAGCTTGCCGTGAAGTGGGCCACATGTTTGTCCTGGTCTCCAAGCCCACCCAAGCCGATAAGGCTGCCGCGTGGCCAATGGAGGTACAAGAACTCTTGCAAGAATTCTCAAACCTCACTCTTGAGGAGCTGCCGAATTCCCTGCCTCCACAGTGA
- the LOC133854688 gene encoding vinorine synthase-like — protein MTDQMKNEIISRTCIKPSSPTPPHLKNFKLSLLDQLLPNIHGNMTFFFPSVDAPTDPDLEFSRKSQLLQKSISEILTTFYPLAGRLADNSTVDCNDDGALFIEARTDSLLSDFLSKPDYETLDPFLPTTDPETMELSKGSFWLVKFSVFSCGGTAISLSLTHKIADFAALITLLKSWTAICRGSSELLVPEFTAASILPPREIPGMSASVHIAGENFIARRFVFSASKVVELKEKVQSVLGREQFYVSRVEVILALLWKCAVAVVKSKTGSFKPTALFQAVNLRSRMDPPLADTVFGNFVWPFAVIVEEESDMEIHQLVQDMRKNKNDFLNNKAKRFQGEGGFSALMEALKERGEIFKNRKELVAYKCSSWCKFPLYETDFGWGKPAWMTSSNKLVSNTISLLDTSSGGVEALITLDEEEMAVFERHEELLEFASVNPSIVV, from the coding sequence ATGACTGATCAGATGAAGAATGAGATCATTTCCAGGACTTGCATCAAACCCTCCTCACCCACTCCGCCCCACCTGAAAAACTTCAAACTCTCTCTTCTTGACCAGCTGCTTCCCAATATCCATGGCAACATGACCTTCTTCTTCCCCTCCGTCGATGCCCCCACCGACCCTGACTTGGAATTCTCACGCAAATCCCAACTCCTCCAGAAATCCATATCCGAAATCCTCACCACCTTCTACCCTCTTGCCGGGCGCCTCGCCGACAACTCCACCGTAGACTGCAACGACGACGGTGCTCTCTTCATCGAAGCCCGAACCGATAGCCTACTTTCGGACTTCCTTAGCAAACCGGACTATGAAACACTCGACCCCTTCCTCCCCACCACAGACCCAGAAACCATGGAATTATCCAAGGGTTCTTTTTGGCTCGTGAAATTTTCCGTGTTCAGCTGCGGTGGCACAGCCATCAGTCTGTCGCTCACTCACAAAATCGCTGACTTCGCTGCGTTAATCACACTGTTAAAGAGCTGGACCGCAATCTGTCGTGGATCGAGCGAACTGCTAGTCCCGGAGTTCACCGCAGCTTCTATCTTGCCGCCCAGAGAGATTCCGGGCATGTCAGCGTCCGTGCACATTGCCGGCGAGAATTTCATAGCAAGGAGGTTCGTGTTCAGCGCCTCCAAGGTCGTGGAGCTTAAAGAAAAAGTTCAAAGCGTGCTTGGACGAGAGCAGTTCTACGTCTCGCGTGTAGAGGTGATACTAGCACTCCTATGGAAATGTGCAGTGGCCGTTGTCAAATCAAAAACTGGGTCGTTCAAGCCGACGGCGTTGTTCCAAGCTGTGAATCTCCGCTCGAGAATGGACCCGCCGCTGGCGGACACCGTGTTTGGGAACTTTGTGTGGCCGTTTGCAGTGATCGTGGAGGAAGAGAGCGACATGGAAATACACCAGCTGGTGCAAGACATGAGGAAGAACAAGAATGACTTTCTCAACAACAAGGCGAAGAGGTTTCAAGGGGAGGGAGGTTTCTCGGCTCTAATGGAGGCTCTTAAGGAGAGGGGGGAGATCTTCAAGAACAGGAAGGAATTGGTCGCATACAAATGTTCAAGTTGGTGCAAATTTCCGTTGTATGAAACCGATTTCGGGTGGGGCAAGCCGGCGTGGATGACAAGTTCAAATAAGCTGGTGAGTAATACCATTTCTTTGCTGGATACGAGTTCCGGCGGAGTTGAAGCTCTGATAACATTGGATGAGGAAGAAATGGCCGTATTTGAACGCCATGAGGAGCTCCTGGAATTTGCTTCGGTGAACCCTAGCATTGTTGTTTGA
- the LOC133853757 gene encoding uncharacterized protein LOC133853757 isoform X2, whose amino-acid sequence MGEIEAESEPMVSNTGRNGGEEPHMTNKKNDHNHTVEIVLRTVGPARPSRLRVSSSIKVCDLRQLIAEDGNLPIENLRLIFQGNVLHDNSGNGEDVYLKLNDGDSLIVAVKPKPPVKHLRNEFDDDDDDEDLKFQLPQSSSRWKRKLYSFLHDKLKLPDILLMAIFSLSLKAWAVIVLWFILAPVAHKFNLGRLFVALEIEEEVAEVVGNKNFMVSVMASESRAGGMKFEFSFGFSANCLCS is encoded by the exons ATGGGAGAAATCGAAGCAGAGAGTGAGCCGATGGTCAGCAACACTGGAAGAAACGGAGGAGAGGAACCGCACATGACGAATAAGAAGAACGATCACAATCATACGGTGGAAATCGTTCTCCGAACCGTAGGCCCCGCTCGTCCCTCTCGCCTCCGCGTCTCCTCTTCCATCAAA GTGTGTGACTTGAGACAGCTGATTGCGGAGGATGGCAATCTACCGATTGAGAATTTGAGGCTTATTTTCCAAGGGAACGTGTTGCATGACAATAGCGGAAATGGGGAGGATGTCTACCTGAAACTCAATGATGGTG ATTCCCTGATTGTTGCTGTTAAACCTAAGCCACCAGTTAAACATCTTCGCAATGAATTTGATGATGACGACGATGATGAAGACCTG AAGTTTCAGCTCCCACAATCCTCGAGCCGGTGGAAAAGAAAGCTTTACTCTTTTCTACATGATAAGTTGAAGCTTCCTG ATATCCTTTTGATGGCAATTTTCTCTCTCAGTCTAAAGGCATGGGCTGTTATTGTCTTGTGGTTTATCTTGGCACCTGTTGCCCATAAATTCAATCTTGGACGTCTATTT GTTGCTCTCGAAATTGAGGAGGAGGTTGCAGAGGTTGTGGGGAATAAAAATTTCATGGTATCTGTCATGGCTTCAGAGTCTAGAGCTGGTGGAATGAAGTTTGAATTCTCATTTGGGTTCTCAGCTAATTGCTTGTGCAGCTGA
- the LOC133854624 gene encoding glycine cleavage system H protein, mitochondrial-like, with translation MALRVWASSTANALRISCASKAHLSPAFSLSRCFSTVLDGLKYASSHEWVKHEGHVATIGITDHAQDHLGEVVFVELPEPGGKVSQGGSFGAVESVKATSDINSPISGEIVEVNSKLTGTPGLINSSPYEEGWMIKVKPSSPSELDSLLGPKEYTKFCEEEDAAH, from the exons ATGGCTTTGAGAGTTTGGGCTTCTTCCACAGCCAATGCACTCAGAATTTCTTGTGCCTCCAAAGCTCATCTCTCCCCTGCGTTCTCTCTCTCCCGCTGCTTCTCTACTG TTTTGGATGGGTTGAAGTATGCATCTTCACATGAGTGGGTGAAGCATGAGGGCCATGTGGCTACAATTGGCATCACTGATCATGCTCAG gaCCATCTTGGAGAAGTAGTGTTTGTGGAGCTGCCAGAACCTGGCGGCAAAGTTTCACAAGGTGGCAGCTTTGGAGCCGTGGAAAGTGTAAAAGCAACCAGTGATATCAATTCCCCAATCTCCGGTGAGATTGTTGAGGTCAACTCAAAGCTTACCGGAACACCTGGCTTG ATCAATTCAAGCCCATATGAAGAAGGATGGATGATCAAGGTGAAGCCAAGCAGTCCATCAGAATTAGACTCCTTGCTGGGTCCAAAGGAATACACAAAATTCTGCGAGGAGGAGGATGCTGCACATTAG
- the LOC133853757 gene encoding uncharacterized protein LOC133853757 isoform X1, whose translation MGEIEAESEPMVSNTGRNGGEEPHMTNKKNDHNHTVEIVLRTVGPARPSRLRVSSSIKVCDLRQLIAEDGNLPIENLRLIFQGNVLHDNSGNGEDVYLKLNDGDSLIVAVKPKPPVKHLRNEFDDDDDDEDLKFQLPQSSSRWKRKLYSFLHDKLKLPDILLMAIFSLSLKAWAVIVLWFILAPVAHKFNLGRLFIIGTGFVIIILNLGQRQPGDLSAYSIFNEEFRELPGTLNADRLDRDIRTGQF comes from the exons ATGGGAGAAATCGAAGCAGAGAGTGAGCCGATGGTCAGCAACACTGGAAGAAACGGAGGAGAGGAACCGCACATGACGAATAAGAAGAACGATCACAATCATACGGTGGAAATCGTTCTCCGAACCGTAGGCCCCGCTCGTCCCTCTCGCCTCCGCGTCTCCTCTTCCATCAAA GTGTGTGACTTGAGACAGCTGATTGCGGAGGATGGCAATCTACCGATTGAGAATTTGAGGCTTATTTTCCAAGGGAACGTGTTGCATGACAATAGCGGAAATGGGGAGGATGTCTACCTGAAACTCAATGATGGTG ATTCCCTGATTGTTGCTGTTAAACCTAAGCCACCAGTTAAACATCTTCGCAATGAATTTGATGATGACGACGATGATGAAGACCTG AAGTTTCAGCTCCCACAATCCTCGAGCCGGTGGAAAAGAAAGCTTTACTCTTTTCTACATGATAAGTTGAAGCTTCCTG ATATCCTTTTGATGGCAATTTTCTCTCTCAGTCTAAAGGCATGGGCTGTTATTGTCTTGTGGTTTATCTTGGCACCTGTTGCCCATAAATTCAATCTTGGACGTCTATTT ATAATTGGAACAGGCTTTGTTATCATCATCTTGAATCTTGGACAGAGGCAACCGGGTGACTTAAG TGCATATTCTATATTTAATGAAGAATTCAGAGAGCTTCCCGGGACACTTAATGCAGATCGTCTTGATAGAGACATACGAACAGGTCAATTTTGA